In the Chryseobacterium sp. MYb264 genome, one interval contains:
- the ybeY gene encoding rRNA maturation RNase YbeY yields the protein MIQFFYENLPDTVNTEYKKWLEDIILSEEKKLGEINYIFCDDEYLLKVNQDYLQHDYYTDIITFDYVKGKTISGEIFVSLQRISDNASTLSREYEEELRRVLAHGILHLSGYKDKTEEEEKLMRSKEDHYLAKYE from the coding sequence ATGATACAGTTCTTTTACGAAAACTTACCGGATACGGTAAATACAGAATACAAAAAATGGCTGGAAGACATCATTCTTTCAGAAGAAAAAAAGTTGGGCGAGATCAATTATATTTTCTGCGATGATGAATATTTATTGAAGGTAAATCAGGATTATTTACAGCATGATTACTATACAGATATCATCACTTTTGACTATGTAAAAGGAAAGACTATAAGCGGAGAGATTTTTGTATCTTTGCAGCGGATTTCCGATAACGCTTCTACTCTATCCCGAGAATACGAAGAAGAATTAAGAAGGGTTCTGGCCCACGGTATTCTTCATCTCTCCGGATACAAAGATAAAACCGAGGAAGAAGAAAAGTTGATGCGAAGTAAAGAAGATCATTATTTAGCAAAATACGAATAA
- a CDS encoding patatin-like phospholipase family protein — protein MRKLLTLLFVFQLLLIHAQVKKDLVIPKNPKIGLSLAGGGAKGFSHVGVLKVLDSLGVKVDYIAGTSMGAIVGGLYASGYSGKEIEKIVMDTDFYSLIMDPKSKRQETTFFNKSVDKYLLSIPLQNGKITLPSSISSGQKNVYLLKELFKNVSNINDFSKLPIPFMCVATNLESGNMEIFEKGDLVQSIMASSAFPSLMDPVKIGDSIYIDGAMTVNYPSKPLKDKGIDIVIGVDLNQDLSKREDLNNIISILNQVIDFGIKKDTRRQYKYTDINIKPNLKGMTATSYDDKKKILDSGYAEGLKYMKTLDELPKRPFDRIRQRINPIYSNVYKIDSIAIDGGKIYGKNYILGKMGLRLPSLQTYGSINKKIDKLIATNNYRFINYDIISDHEGNYLKLYVTEDEARHFLKFGLHYDEIFKTGLLLNYSAKRLLFKNTNLSLDVVVGDKPRYYLNYFIDNGYIPGFGIYSSGMGFDLRNDNNQTYESWKWFRNEAYIQSIWRDKFAIGGGISHDYFESDINGESRRYSRFLNPYVFLKSDTQNDRDFPTKGIYFSAEGKVVDLLSSEVEKRPVQIKADIRINIPLSRQFTYRLNLYGGVTLGDELPNYYRYKLGGILEQNLVNFRTFGGFYFAQLNTNNVVLISNDLQFKFNKNYFLSGNFSFANLSDDITFEDAAKLNYSSLGMTAGYKSPFGQIRINFSHSLKNNQKGIFSVILGHWF, from the coding sequence ATGAGAAAACTCCTGACTCTATTATTTGTATTTCAATTGCTTTTGATCCATGCTCAGGTAAAGAAGGATTTAGTGATTCCAAAAAATCCTAAAATCGGCCTCTCCCTGGCCGGTGGCGGTGCTAAAGGATTTTCTCATGTCGGAGTACTTAAAGTATTGGATTCTTTAGGAGTAAAGGTAGATTATATTGCCGGAACGAGTATGGGTGCCATCGTGGGCGGTCTGTATGCTTCAGGATATTCAGGAAAGGAGATTGAAAAAATTGTGATGGATACCGATTTCTATTCCTTAATTATGGATCCGAAATCTAAAAGACAGGAAACTACTTTTTTCAATAAATCTGTTGATAAATATCTTTTATCGATTCCGCTTCAAAACGGAAAAATCACACTACCCTCTTCCATCAGTTCGGGACAGAAAAATGTTTATCTCTTAAAAGAATTATTTAAGAATGTTTCGAATATAAATGATTTTTCAAAACTTCCGATTCCTTTCATGTGTGTAGCTACAAATCTTGAAAGTGGCAATATGGAAATTTTTGAAAAAGGAGATTTGGTGCAATCCATCATGGCAAGTTCTGCATTTCCTTCTTTAATGGATCCCGTTAAAATTGGAGACAGCATTTATATCGATGGCGCGATGACGGTAAATTATCCTTCCAAACCATTAAAAGATAAAGGCATCGATATTGTCATAGGTGTTGATCTTAATCAGGACCTTTCAAAAAGAGAAGATCTGAACAATATTATTTCGATCCTGAATCAGGTCATCGATTTTGGAATTAAAAAAGATACCCGCAGACAGTATAAATATACCGACATTAATATAAAACCCAATCTAAAAGGGATGACCGCCACAAGCTACGATGATAAGAAGAAAATCCTCGACAGTGGTTATGCTGAAGGTTTAAAATATATGAAGACATTAGATGAACTGCCTAAGAGACCTTTTGACCGCATCAGACAGCGCATAAACCCCATCTATTCCAATGTCTATAAGATAGACAGTATTGCAATAGACGGAGGGAAAATTTACGGAAAAAACTATATTTTAGGGAAAATGGGACTTCGTCTTCCTTCTCTTCAGACCTACGGAAGTATTAATAAAAAAATAGATAAGCTGATTGCTACAAACAATTACCGGTTTATTAATTATGATATTATCTCAGACCATGAGGGTAATTATCTGAAGCTTTATGTCACAGAAGATGAGGCCAGGCATTTCCTAAAATTCGGTTTACATTATGATGAAATATTTAAAACCGGGTTGCTTCTCAATTACTCTGCCAAGCGACTTCTATTTAAAAATACCAATCTTTCCCTCGATGTGGTTGTAGGAGATAAACCAAGGTATTATTTAAATTATTTTATTGATAATGGATACATTCCGGGATTTGGGATCTACTCTTCCGGAATGGGATTCGATCTGAGAAATGACAATAATCAAACCTACGAATCGTGGAAATGGTTCAGAAATGAGGCCTACATTCAATCCATCTGGAGAGATAAATTTGCGATAGGAGGCGGAATCAGTCACGATTATTTTGAATCAGACATCAATGGTGAAAGCAGAAGATACAGCCGCTTTCTGAATCCCTATGTATTTCTAAAGAGTGATACCCAGAATGACAGGGATTTCCCCACTAAAGGAATCTATTTTTCTGCGGAAGGAAAAGTAGTGGATCTGTTAAGCTCTGAGGTTGAAAAAAGGCCGGTTCAGATTAAGGCAGATATCAGAATTAACATTCCGTTATCCAGACAATTTACCTACAGACTCAACCTGTATGGCGGCGTTACACTCGGTGATGAACTGCCCAACTATTATAGATATAAGCTGGGCGGAATTCTTGAACAAAATCTGGTCAATTTCAGAACTTTTGGAGGTTTTTATTTTGCTCAGCTCAACACCAATAATGTTGTTCTGATCTCTAATGATCTTCAGTTCAAATTTAACAAAAACTACTTTCTAAGCGGGAACTTTTCCTTTGCCAATCTCTCAGACGATATTACTTTTGAAGACGCAGCTAAGTTAAATTACAGTTCCCTTGGAATGACAGCAGGATATAAATCTCCGTTTGGACAGATCAGAATCAACTTCAGTCACTCACTAAAAAATAATCAAAAAGGTATATTCAGTGTTATTTTAGGACACTGGTTTTAA